In one Pseudomonadota bacterium genomic region, the following are encoded:
- a CDS encoding GDP-L-fucose synthase: MSATSPETTRDRSGTIYVAGHRGMVGSAIVRQLQSLGYNNILKASSDELDLRDTAAVNRFFAASDVDQVYLAAAKVGGIHANNEYPADFIYENLMIEANVVNAAHEAGVHKLLLLGSSCIYPKHAEQPMAEDALLTGTLEPTNEPYAIAKIAGIKLCESYNRQHGRDYRSVMPTNLYGLGDNFHPENSHVIPGLMRRIHEAKEDGADEIVIWGSGKPMREFLHVDDMAEASVFVMELDDATYQQHTQPMLSHINVGTGVDCTIRELAETLCRVIGFEGRLTFDTSKPDGTPRKLLDVSRLAALGWRANIELERGLRDTYEWFKQQGHAIRS; the protein is encoded by the coding sequence GTGAGCGCCACCTCTCCGGAAACGACTCGCGACCGATCCGGAACCATTTATGTCGCCGGCCACCGCGGCATGGTTGGTTCCGCGATCGTGCGACAGCTTCAGTCGCTCGGATACAACAATATCCTCAAGGCGAGCAGTGACGAGCTGGATCTTCGCGATACAGCTGCGGTGAACCGTTTTTTTGCTGCCAGCGATGTCGACCAGGTCTACCTCGCGGCGGCTAAGGTCGGCGGTATCCACGCCAACAACGAATACCCGGCGGACTTCATCTACGAAAATCTGATGATCGAGGCCAATGTCGTCAACGCCGCGCACGAGGCCGGAGTGCATAAGCTCCTGCTGCTGGGTTCATCCTGCATCTATCCCAAGCACGCCGAGCAGCCGATGGCCGAGGACGCGCTGCTCACGGGCACGCTCGAGCCCACTAATGAGCCTTACGCCATCGCCAAGATCGCGGGCATCAAGCTCTGCGAGAGCTACAACCGTCAACACGGACGGGACTACCGGAGCGTCATGCCGACCAACCTCTACGGCTTGGGAGACAACTTCCACCCGGAAAACAGCCACGTCATTCCAGGGCTGATGCGCCGTATTCACGAAGCGAAAGAGGATGGGGCCGACGAGATTGTGATCTGGGGCAGCGGGAAGCCCATGCGCGAGTTCCTGCATGTGGACGATATGGCCGAGGCCAGCGTCTTTGTGATGGAGCTGGACGACGCCACGTATCAGCAGCATACACAGCCGATGCTGTCTCACATCAACGTTGGCACGGGGGTGGACTGCACGATCCGTGAGCTGGCGGAGACGCTGTGTCGGGTAATCGGCTTCGAGGGTCGGCTCACCTTTGATACCAGCAAACCGGACGGCACACCGCGTAAGCTTCTGGACGTTTCGCGCCTCGCCGCACTGGGGTGGCGAGCTAACATTGAGCTGGAGCGCGGACTTCGTGACACCTATGAATGGTTCAAACAGCAGGGACACGCGATTCGCAGCTGA
- a CDS encoding alkaline phosphatase PhoX has product MLNRRNFLIGTGGLAAAMTAGTGSAADNLRSGSDMATGLDLLKVPEGFRYHTLGWRNDLMADGRPTPGRHDGMAVISAGDDALVLVRNHEMVGDSGAIGPAEHSYDPAATGGTTTLRVKPTDATLLDDRVSLSGTLTNCCGGPTPWGTWLSCEEDCVDPGLIVQGNTVKLQQKHGFVFEVPAEGFSDAKPIKDMGQFCHEAVAVDPQSGACYLTEDRYIAAGFYRFLPNRPEDLHAGGRLQMMRVAGREQMIRGVPNREYDVVWVDIEDPQRGHVNPFHQDRSGVISQGLLSGGTAFSRLEGCWFDGGKIYFSSTNGGDSGLGQIFEHDIENQTVRMLYETADKSILEHPDNLTVSPNGAVVICEDGGRMGQMLLGLTRSGKLKPIARNQVNLKSERNGFEGNYMDSEWCGACFSPDGKWLFANIQKPGITVAITGPWSDYLS; this is encoded by the coding sequence ATGCTGAACAGACGAAATTTCCTCATTGGCACCGGCGGCCTTGCGGCGGCCATGACCGCCGGCACCGGCAGCGCCGCTGACAATCTGCGCAGCGGTAGCGATATGGCGACCGGGCTGGACCTGCTCAAGGTGCCCGAAGGGTTTCGGTACCACACGCTGGGCTGGCGCAACGACCTGATGGCGGATGGACGCCCCACCCCCGGCAGGCACGACGGTATGGCGGTGATTTCAGCCGGCGACGATGCCCTGGTTCTGGTGAGAAACCACGAGATGGTAGGCGACTCTGGCGCCATCGGCCCGGCGGAACACTCTTATGACCCGGCGGCGACGGGCGGCACCACCACGCTGCGCGTCAAACCGACAGACGCCACGCTGTTGGACGACCGTGTCAGCCTGTCCGGCACGCTGACCAACTGCTGTGGCGGCCCTACTCCCTGGGGTACGTGGCTTAGCTGCGAGGAAGACTGCGTCGATCCAGGGCTCATCGTGCAGGGAAACACCGTCAAGCTGCAGCAAAAGCATGGCTTTGTATTTGAGGTGCCCGCCGAAGGCTTCTCGGACGCCAAGCCGATCAAGGACATGGGGCAGTTCTGCCACGAAGCGGTGGCGGTCGATCCGCAGAGCGGCGCCTGCTACCTCACCGAAGACCGCTACATCGCAGCGGGCTTTTACCGGTTTCTCCCCAACCGGCCCGAAGACCTGCACGCCGGAGGCCGGCTGCAAATGATGCGCGTGGCGGGCCGGGAGCAGATGATTCGTGGCGTCCCCAATCGGGAGTACGACGTCGTCTGGGTGGACATTGAGGACCCGCAGCGCGGCCACGTCAATCCTTTCCACCAGGATCGCTCCGGCGTTATCAGCCAGGGGCTGCTTTCGGGCGGGACGGCGTTCAGTCGCCTGGAGGGCTGCTGGTTCGACGGCGGGAAGATCTACTTTTCTTCGACCAATGGCGGCGACTCGGGGCTCGGCCAGATTTTTGAGCACGACATCGAAAACCAAACGGTGCGAATGCTCTACGAGACGGCCGACAAGAGCATCCTGGAACACCCCGATAACCTGACCGTTTCGCCCAACGGTGCAGTTGTGATCTGCGAGGACGGGGGCCGCATGGGGCAAATGCTGCTAGGCCTGACGCGATCCGGTAAGCTCAAGCCAATCGCCCGCAACCAGGTGAATCTGAAGAGTGAGCGAAACGGCTTTGAGGGCAACTATATGGATTCGGAGTGGTGCGGGGCCTGTTTTTCACCCGACGGCAAATGGCTGTTTGCCAATATCCAGAAGCCCGGCATCACCGTCGCGATCACCGGGCCCTGGTCTGACTATCTCTCATGA
- a CDS encoding MAPEG family protein — protein sequence MIELVPVTALYAGALAILVIYLSFRVAMMRRAGGIGIGDGGNSSLSKAIRVQGNAVEYVPLALVLLLLLELNGAQAAMLHALGGTLVLARVLHAWGLSSSAGVSIGRLYGTMLTWIVILSAGVLNILL from the coding sequence ATGATTGAGCTGGTCCCGGTCACAGCCCTCTACGCCGGTGCGCTGGCAATTTTGGTGATTTACCTCTCGTTTCGGGTGGCCATGATGCGCCGCGCTGGTGGTATCGGCATTGGCGACGGCGGTAACTCGAGCTTGAGCAAGGCGATCCGGGTTCAGGGTAACGCGGTTGAGTACGTGCCGCTGGCGCTCGTACTGCTACTGCTGCTGGAGCTTAACGGCGCGCAGGCCGCGATGCTCCATGCACTTGGCGGAACGTTGGTGCTCGCTCGCGTCCTGCACGCGTGGGGTCTTAGCAGCTCCGCCGGCGTCAGTATTGGCCGGCTGTATGGCACCATGCTGACATGGATTGTCATTCTGAGTGCCGGCGTTCTGAATATCCTGCTTTAG
- a CDS encoding GGDEF domain-containing protein — protein MGTGLYGALNRGPLAASFSAKLFLIAIIGATPLLLSGLTVALFDLGSAGLEAGVVLLGAILSVLAWLGMFKSVVRPLVNTRDALERYASKKTLPQLPTDGRDEVGVIMAHTQRSAVLLEDARRQRQSDRTTDPITGLINQRSAVRRLGQDILRAARDGRPLCLAMVAIDNIEELASHYPQESLDELSSSVSETIVKVIRRSDWVASHGNHDFLVGLWGVKADAALTALGRVATSLRDNPSRPVRLSIGIATVAPDQAPDVAIGNASNAMYKARNAGGNRIIVDV, from the coding sequence TTGGGGACTGGACTCTACGGTGCGCTGAATCGGGGGCCGCTCGCGGCGAGCTTCAGCGCAAAACTCTTTCTGATTGCGATTATTGGGGCGACGCCGCTGCTTCTCAGTGGCCTTACCGTCGCATTGTTTGACTTGGGCTCGGCGGGTCTTGAAGCCGGGGTTGTCTTGCTGGGGGCGATTCTTTCTGTGCTCGCCTGGCTGGGAATGTTCAAGTCAGTCGTTCGGCCCCTCGTGAATACCCGCGACGCGCTGGAGCGTTACGCCAGCAAGAAGACGCTGCCGCAGCTGCCCACCGACGGGCGCGACGAGGTGGGCGTCATCATGGCTCATACGCAGCGCAGTGCCGTTCTGCTGGAAGACGCCCGGCGGCAGCGCCAGTCGGACCGGACCACCGACCCCATCACCGGTTTGATCAATCAACGCTCTGCGGTGCGGAGGCTAGGCCAGGACATTCTGCGCGCGGCGCGCGATGGCCGGCCACTGTGCCTGGCGATGGTGGCTATCGACAATATCGAAGAGCTGGCATCGCACTATCCGCAGGAGTCTCTTGACGAGCTGAGCAGCAGCGTGTCGGAGACGATTGTTAAGGTTATCCGTCGTTCCGATTGGGTTGCCAGCCACGGCAATCACGACTTTCTGGTTGGACTCTGGGGCGTGAAGGCCGACGCGGCCCTTACCGCGCTGGGCCGGGTTGCGACCTCACTCAGGGACAACCCATCTCGCCCGGTTAGGCTGAGCATCGGCATTGCGACTGTGGCACCCGATCAGGCGCCGGACGTTGCCATCGGGAACGCGAGCAACGCCATGTACAAGGCGCGCAACGCCGGTGGGAATCGAATTATCGTTGACGTCTAG
- a CDS encoding VOC family protein → MDDVLGFDGGLTLSIPVSDLNRSVAWYQDVLGLQLIYQMDELGWCELASPVARVNVGLSQVEVVKRGETTPTWGVSDIEKAQAALLEKGVKLDGEVQVIDGMVKILGLFDPDDNAIMLYQDISEN, encoded by the coding sequence ATGGATGACGTACTAGGGTTCGACGGCGGGCTGACGCTGTCCATCCCGGTTTCCGATCTGAACCGCTCGGTCGCCTGGTACCAGGACGTGCTCGGGCTGCAGCTGATTTACCAGATGGATGAGCTCGGGTGGTGCGAGCTGGCGTCGCCGGTAGCGCGCGTGAACGTAGGCTTGAGTCAGGTTGAGGTGGTGAAGCGAGGCGAAACGACGCCGACCTGGGGCGTCTCCGATATCGAGAAGGCTCAAGCAGCCCTCCTGGAAAAAGGCGTGAAGCTCGACGGGGAAGTGCAGGTAATCGACGGCATGGTCAAGATCCTCGGGCTGTTCGACCCAGACGACAATGCCATCATGCTCTACCAGGACATCTCCGAAAACTGA
- a CDS encoding winged helix-turn-helix transcriptional regulator, whose protein sequence is MQLSLLINLTHRRWNLPLLAQFHERPAVKFVTLANALGCSRSALSVSLQSLRDLGLVQRNEGHGHPMRPEYLLAPSAMDLAKTCAEVHHTLHAWEHRELGYRKWTLPLVLATGSEERRFADLRQRLSPITARALALSLKDLEREHWLSRTVQNDYPPEPRYALGRPGRTLYRLVRGGKTADRRNS, encoded by the coding sequence TTGCAGCTCTCACTGTTGATCAACCTGACACACCGCCGCTGGAACCTGCCGCTGCTGGCGCAGTTCCACGAGCGACCTGCCGTGAAGTTTGTCACGCTGGCCAACGCGCTTGGCTGCAGCCGCAGCGCGCTCAGCGTTAGCCTCCAATCGCTTCGCGATCTGGGTTTGGTTCAACGGAACGAAGGACACGGCCACCCCATGCGACCCGAGTACCTGCTGGCTCCGAGCGCTATGGACCTGGCGAAAACCTGCGCTGAAGTCCATCACACCCTGCACGCCTGGGAGCACCGTGAGCTTGGCTACCGCAAGTGGACCCTGCCGCTGGTCTTGGCGACCGGCTCGGAGGAGCGGCGATTTGCTGACCTCCGGCAGCGACTGTCACCCATTACGGCACGCGCGCTCGCTTTGAGCCTCAAGGATCTGGAGCGAGAGCATTGGCTGTCGCGGACGGTGCAGAACGATTACCCGCCTGAACCGCGCTACGCGCTGGGCCGCCCCGGCAGGACCCTCTATCGACTGGTGCGTGGCGGCAAGACCGCCGACCGGCGCAACAGTTAA
- a CDS encoding threonine synthase, translating into MTQDRCFVTHLECSMTGQHYPAGELHGLSEVGRPLLVRYDLEAMGAALDRDTLTRQPDRNGFWRYRDLLPLQDSANVVTLGEVMTPMIELAGERLGLPTGEGKLWVKDEGRLPTGSFKARGLAVAIAMARELGVIRVAIPTNGNAGAALAAYASRAGMQSTVFCPDDTPAINVQEIALQGADTWLVNGLINDCGRIVGEGKVPVGWFDISTLKEPYRIEGKKTMGLELAEQLDWTLPDVIFYPTGGGTGLIGMWKAFAELKAMGWLSGKLPRMVAVQSTGCAPIVKAWEAGEEHAPVWEGAETVAAGIRVPVAVGDFLIIRAVNESGGFAMAVDDDHIMRCRDQVAAREGLLLCPEGAATYAAYEKALTSGQVSSQDNVVLFNCATGLKYPMPDVTQVLDQHKPVDYARFG; encoded by the coding sequence ATGACCCAAGATCGCTGTTTTGTGACCCACCTGGAGTGCTCGATGACTGGCCAACACTATCCGGCTGGCGAGCTTCACGGGCTGTCGGAGGTAGGACGACCGCTGCTGGTGCGTTACGACCTCGAGGCCATGGGGGCTGCGCTGGACCGGGACACCCTGACTCGGCAGCCCGACCGCAATGGTTTCTGGCGCTACCGCGATCTGCTGCCGCTGCAGGACAGTGCCAACGTTGTAACCCTCGGTGAGGTGATGACACCAATGATCGAGCTCGCCGGGGAACGGCTTGGGCTACCGACAGGTGAAGGCAAGTTGTGGGTCAAAGACGAAGGGCGACTTCCCACCGGATCATTTAAGGCGCGCGGGCTTGCCGTGGCCATCGCCATGGCCCGGGAACTCGGCGTCATCCGGGTGGCAATTCCGACCAACGGGAACGCTGGCGCTGCGCTCGCTGCCTACGCCAGCCGTGCCGGCATGCAGAGCACGGTGTTCTGCCCGGACGATACGCCGGCGATCAACGTGCAGGAGATAGCGCTGCAGGGTGCCGATACCTGGCTGGTTAACGGGCTGATCAACGACTGCGGGCGTATCGTCGGGGAGGGCAAAGTGCCGGTGGGCTGGTTTGATATCTCAACGCTCAAGGAGCCCTACCGAATTGAGGGCAAAAAGACGATGGGACTGGAGCTGGCGGAGCAACTCGACTGGACGCTGCCCGACGTGATCTTTTATCCCACCGGTGGCGGCACCGGCCTGATCGGCATGTGGAAAGCCTTTGCCGAGCTCAAGGCGATGGGCTGGCTTAGCGGCAAACTGCCTCGCATGGTGGCCGTTCAGTCCACGGGCTGTGCGCCCATCGTCAAAGCGTGGGAGGCCGGAGAGGAGCATGCGCCGGTGTGGGAGGGAGCTGAGACGGTCGCTGCCGGAATCCGGGTGCCGGTGGCGGTCGGAGACTTTCTGATCATCCGCGCTGTCAACGAAAGTGGCGGGTTTGCCATGGCGGTAGATGACGACCACATCATGCGCTGTCGCGATCAGGTGGCTGCTCGCGAAGGGCTACTGCTGTGCCCCGAGGGCGCGGCGACTTATGCCGCGTATGAAAAGGCGCTGACCTCCGGGCAGGTCTCGTCGCAGGACAACGTCGTGCTCTTCAACTGCGCAACCGGATTGAAATATCCGATGCCGGATGTCACCCAGGTGCTCGATCAGCACAAACCCGTGGATTACGCCCGCTTCGGTTAA
- a CDS encoding TspO/MBR family protein codes for MTAGIIIAVLVFGAAATGGLFKPGTWYNALNRPSWTPPDWVFPVVWTPLYAMIGYAGWLVWQEREWLAIGIWGAQLLCNGLWSYLFFGRKQMRVAFVDLAAMWTMIWAFVAVTLPEQPLAALLFVPYGIWVSIAGVLNREMIRLNPREPELALQR; via the coding sequence ATGACGGCAGGCATCATCATAGCAGTGCTGGTCTTTGGTGCAGCCGCCACCGGCGGCCTGTTCAAACCCGGCACTTGGTACAACGCCCTCAACCGCCCCTCTTGGACGCCCCCGGACTGGGTTTTCCCGGTCGTGTGGACGCCGCTCTACGCCATGATCGGCTACGCCGGCTGGCTCGTCTGGCAAGAGCGCGAGTGGCTGGCAATCGGCATCTGGGGCGCCCAGCTGCTTTGTAACGGCCTCTGGTCTTACCTCTTTTTCGGTCGCAAACAGATGAGAGTTGCCTTTGTGGATCTGGCCGCCATGTGGACCATGATCTGGGCATTTGTGGCGGTCACGCTGCCCGAACAGCCTCTGGCTGCCCTGTTGTTTGTCCCCTACGGCATTTGGGTGTCAATCGCGGGGGTGCTCAATCGGGAGATGATTCGGCTGAACCCCCGTGAGCCCGAGCTCGCTCTGCAGCGCTAG